Proteins encoded in a region of the Myxococcales bacterium genome:
- the lnt gene encoding apolipoprotein N-acyltransferase, protein MLVGLVAFAALLRGPETARGGAVIGLFFGAGANLVALRFVPEVIVRFTPLPYVAALLAWALLSFAQGLSWALAGALAVAARRRAVPAFLAFGAGVYAALFMPGLFPWTPAGGLSPWPVTVQLAELVGERGVSFVVALGAGLAAEAIASRGRGRLVLGALSAAVAAVVVGYGALRMRAIDGERAAAAKVRVGLVQPGTPATVRWEARAAPAIRDKLNNLTKIAESRGVALTVWPEASFPYALSHGARLSPTGERAVLSTGVRGPVVVGLTLLRGAESSTNSALIAEPASGALPLTRLSAPYDKRHLLAFGETVPLADQIPWLRRTFARGTGLVPGDHSAPLEAGPVRAGILICYEDNLPEAGREAMTSGGTRPPNLLVNLTNDAWFAGSAEGELHLRLSVLRAVETRRDLARAVNLGPTSMVDAAGRVRARYDAPFPKVLDVEVALLERGRTPYTRFGDTPLALLVALAVLAHGWLAQRRRADATD, encoded by the coding sequence GTGCTGGTCGGCCTGGTCGCGTTCGCCGCCCTGCTGCGCGGCCCCGAGACCGCGCGCGGAGGGGCGGTGATCGGCCTGTTCTTTGGGGCCGGCGCGAACCTCGTGGCGCTCCGGTTCGTGCCGGAGGTCATCGTGCGCTTCACGCCGCTGCCGTACGTGGCGGCGCTCCTCGCGTGGGCGCTGCTCTCGTTCGCGCAGGGGCTCTCGTGGGCGCTCGCGGGGGCGCTCGCCGTCGCCGCGCGGCGCCGCGCCGTGCCGGCGTTCCTCGCGTTCGGCGCGGGCGTGTACGCGGCGCTCTTCATGCCCGGCCTCTTCCCGTGGACCCCGGCGGGCGGCCTCTCGCCGTGGCCCGTCACCGTGCAGCTCGCCGAGCTCGTGGGCGAGCGCGGAGTGAGCTTCGTCGTCGCGCTCGGCGCGGGGCTCGCGGCCGAAGCGATCGCCTCACGCGGCCGCGGTCGCCTCGTCCTCGGCGCGCTCTCGGCCGCCGTCGCGGCGGTCGTGGTCGGCTACGGCGCCCTCCGCATGCGCGCCATCGACGGCGAGCGCGCGGCCGCGGCGAAGGTGCGCGTGGGCCTCGTCCAACCCGGCACGCCGGCCACGGTCCGCTGGGAGGCGCGCGCCGCCCCGGCGATCCGAGATAAACTCAACAATCTCACAAAGATAGCTGAGTCACGCGGCGTGGCGCTCACGGTGTGGCCCGAGGCGTCCTTCCCGTACGCGCTCTCGCACGGGGCGCGCCTCTCCCCGACCGGCGAGCGCGCCGTGCTCTCGACGGGCGTCCGCGGGCCCGTGGTGGTGGGCCTCACGCTCCTCCGAGGCGCCGAGTCGTCGACCAACTCCGCCTTGATCGCCGAGCCCGCGAGCGGAGCGCTGCCGCTCACGCGCCTGTCCGCGCCCTACGACAAGCGCCACCTGCTGGCGTTCGGCGAGACCGTCCCGCTGGCCGACCAGATCCCGTGGCTCCGGCGCACCTTCGCGCGGGGCACGGGCCTCGTGCCGGGAGACCACAGCGCCCCGCTCGAGGCGGGCCCCGTGCGCGCGGGGATCCTCATTTGCTACGAGGACAACCTGCCCGAGGCGGGCCGCGAGGCGATGACCTCGGGCGGCACGAGGCCGCCGAACCTGCTCGTGAACCTCACGAACGACGCGTGGTTCGCGGGCAGCGCGGAGGGCGAGCTGCACCTCCGGCTCTCAGTCTTGCGCGCCGTCGAGACGCGCCGCGATCTCGCGCGGGCGGTGAACCTCGGCCCCACGTCGATGGTCGACGCCGCCGGCCGCGTGCGCGCCCGCTACGACGCGCCGTTCCCGAAGGTGCTCGACGTGGAGGTCGCGCTCCTCGAGCGGGGGCGCACGCCCTACACGCGCTTCGGGGACACGCCGCTCGCGCTCCTCGTGGCGCTGGCGGTCCTCGCGCACGGCTGGCTCGCCCAGCGGCGCCGGGCCGACGCGACCGACTGA
- a CDS encoding Uma2 family endonuclease → MSQTAERLLMSEAEYLAFERVSREKHQFVRGEVFAMAGASLRHNALVSRLVRHLGNALDGTRCQVFPSDLKVYVAALETFTYPDVTVVCGRPALYEGAGDVLTNPKVIVEVLSEGTERYDRGEKAEGYRATPSVSDHVLVSQHKAHVEHFTRREDGSWTLREASAGGSVVLLSVSVTLDVDALYAGVFDLPA, encoded by the coding sequence ATGTCTCAGACGGCCGAGCGGCTCCTCATGAGCGAGGCGGAGTACCTCGCCTTCGAACGCGTCTCCCGTGAGAAACACCAGTTCGTGCGCGGCGAGGTGTTCGCCATGGCGGGCGCGAGCCTCCGGCACAACGCGCTCGTCTCGCGGCTCGTCCGCCACCTCGGAAATGCCCTCGACGGCACGCGGTGCCAGGTGTTTCCCTCGGACTTGAAGGTCTACGTGGCCGCGCTGGAGACCTTCACTTACCCCGACGTCACCGTCGTGTGCGGCCGGCCCGCGCTCTACGAGGGCGCAGGCGACGTGCTCACCAACCCCAAGGTGATCGTCGAGGTCCTGTCCGAGGGCACCGAGCGGTACGATCGCGGCGAGAAGGCCGAGGGCTACCGCGCCACGCCCTCCGTGTCGGATCACGTCCTCGTCAGCCAACACAAGGCGCACGTCGAGCACTTCACGCGGCGAGAGGACGGCTCGTGGACGCTCCGCGAGGCCTCGGCGGGCGGGAGCGTCGTGCTCCTGTCGGTGTCGGTCACGCTCGACGTGGACGCGCTCTACGCCGGCGTGTTCGACCTGCCGGCCTGA
- a CDS encoding helix-turn-helix domain-containing protein: MASRPPRDGRSPRVTAPAIWRAVPSGWRVASSPRAGSRARLPVGEIAYLLGYSEPGTFTTAFNRWTGVSPSEHRAARR, encoded by the coding sequence ATCGCCTCGCGCCCCCCGCGGGACGGTCGGTCTCCCCGGGTGACCGCTCCGGCTATCTGGCGCGCAGTCCCAAGCGGTTGGCGCGTGGCCTCATCCCCTCGGGCGGGCTCGCGCGCCAGGCTCCCTGTCGGCGAGATCGCCTATCTTCTCGGGTATTCCGAGCCCGGCACGTTCACGACAGCCTTCAACCGCTGGACGGGGGTGTCCCCCTCGGAACACCGCGCGGCGAGGCGATAG
- the mutH gene encoding DNA mismatch repair endonuclease MutH: MSPTRPPTATSRPATPRSEAELRARAEALAGHDLGALADALGVVIPGDPRRTKGKWGELLERALGATAGSRSEPDFPHLGVELKTVPMRADGRAIESTYVCRIDLARAEELEWETSAARRKLLRVLWIPLLAADADWRRRRIGTPRLWSPTPEQEAALRTDFDEIIGALATGRVEEITARWGRVMQVRPKAATGKKTFVTTTADGDLVATVPKGFYLRARFVSALIADPRALVATSPR; the protein is encoded by the coding sequence ATGAGCCCGACGCGCCCTCCGACCGCGACGAGCCGACCGGCGACGCCGCGCTCGGAGGCCGAGCTCCGCGCGCGCGCGGAGGCGCTCGCGGGACACGATCTGGGCGCGCTGGCCGACGCGCTGGGGGTGGTGATCCCGGGCGACCCGCGGAGGACCAAGGGCAAGTGGGGTGAGCTGCTCGAGCGAGCGCTGGGCGCGACGGCAGGTTCCCGCAGCGAGCCCGACTTCCCGCACTTGGGCGTCGAGCTGAAGACGGTGCCGATGCGCGCCGACGGGCGGGCGATCGAGTCGACCTACGTGTGCCGAATCGACCTCGCGCGGGCCGAGGAGCTCGAGTGGGAGACGTCGGCCGCGCGGCGCAAGCTCCTACGCGTTCTCTGGATCCCGCTGCTCGCGGCCGACGCCGACTGGCGCAGGCGGCGCATCGGGACGCCGCGACTGTGGAGCCCTACGCCCGAACAAGAGGCCGCGCTCCGGACCGACTTCGACGAGATCATCGGCGCGCTGGCGACCGGGCGGGTCGAGGAGATCACCGCGCGATGGGGCCGCGTCATGCAGGTGCGACCGAAGGCGGCGACGGGCAAGAAGACCTTCGTCACGACCACCGCCGACGGCGACCTGGTCGCCACCGTGCCCAAGGGCTTCTACCTTCGGGCGCGGTTCGTCAGCGCGCTCATCGCCGATCCGCGGGCGCTCGTAGCCACCTCGCCGAGGTAA
- a CDS encoding PaaI family thioesterase produces MKLSELARVMEELIPFNRFLGIRCEEVREGYARLRIPFRAELVGDPMRPALHGGVLSTLADTAGGAAVWTGLRDARGRVSTIDLRIDYLRPARLADLVCEATVVRQGNRVGVADMRLYHPPAAPPAGEPEQAPDTIATGKGVYNVTLSRDQPRAR; encoded by the coding sequence ATGAAGCTCTCCGAGCTCGCTCGGGTGATGGAGGAGCTCATCCCCTTCAATCGGTTCCTTGGCATTCGGTGCGAGGAGGTGCGCGAGGGCTACGCCCGCCTTCGGATCCCCTTCCGCGCCGAGCTCGTCGGCGATCCGATGCGGCCCGCGCTCCACGGGGGCGTGCTGTCCACGCTCGCCGACACGGCAGGCGGCGCGGCCGTGTGGACGGGCCTGCGCGACGCTCGCGGCCGGGTCTCGACCATCGATCTCCGCATCGACTACCTTCGCCCCGCGCGGCTCGCCGACCTCGTGTGCGAGGCCACGGTCGTGCGCCAAGGCAACCGCGTGGGCGTGGCCGACATGCGCCTCTACCACCCGCCCGCGGCCCCGCCGGCGGGTGAGCCCGAACAGGCCCCGGACACCATCGCGACGGGAAAAGGCGTCTACAATGTCACGCTCTCTCGCGACCAGCCTCGGGCGCGCTGA
- a CDS encoding methyltransferase: MSPTDAEGPLLDALDALGKAGEAGDVARGEDVRAFVQALGKVGGRATLRALDRVTTPDPETARVVEKARLLVTRTASRGETRGAVGPAFDLEAPRDARGRVSLRFTCREGLESVLAEELGACGPRTQVMYTGRGFVSVVHTGPLREVLAARTALSLAFELDAYSPPTEAPDGGLPARVAAFLTSPAVLEVVATEGHGRGGKARFRLVLTSEGYGRAAVFEVARRVAASGAPLLNDPTESDWSFTVSERGDRLAALLEPKNVQSARFSYRTRDVPAASHPTVAAAIARLSAPRPDDVVWDPFCGSGLELIERARLGPARALVGTDVDPRAIDAALENARGAGVTVDVRQGDAREVPCPAGLTTVLTNPPLGRRVLPGEHEALLVDMLRRVGAALAPGGRLVWVSPSRRLDAVADAAGLALQRAFDVDLGGFRGRLEIRVKPGAAPPAAYKGRRRGPR; the protein is encoded by the coding sequence GTGTCACCGACCGACGCCGAGGGTCCGCTGCTCGACGCGCTCGACGCGCTAGGCAAGGCCGGCGAGGCCGGCGACGTCGCCCGCGGGGAGGACGTGCGCGCGTTCGTTCAAGCGCTCGGCAAGGTGGGTGGGCGGGCCACGCTGCGCGCGCTCGATCGTGTGACGACCCCCGATCCCGAGACCGCGCGCGTCGTGGAGAAGGCGCGGCTCCTCGTCACGCGGACGGCCTCGCGCGGCGAAACGCGCGGCGCCGTTGGGCCCGCGTTCGATCTCGAGGCGCCGCGAGACGCGCGTGGCCGCGTGTCGCTGCGGTTCACGTGCCGGGAGGGGCTCGAGAGCGTGCTCGCCGAAGAGCTCGGCGCGTGCGGGCCGCGAACGCAGGTGATGTACACCGGACGCGGGTTCGTGTCGGTCGTGCACACGGGGCCGCTGCGCGAGGTGCTCGCGGCCCGCACGGCGCTGTCGCTCGCCTTCGAGCTCGACGCCTACTCGCCGCCGACCGAGGCGCCCGACGGCGGCCTGCCCGCGCGCGTGGCGGCCTTCCTCACGTCGCCCGCGGTCCTCGAGGTGGTGGCGACGGAGGGGCACGGGCGCGGCGGCAAGGCGCGCTTTCGCCTCGTGCTCACGAGCGAAGGCTACGGGCGGGCGGCGGTGTTCGAGGTGGCTCGACGTGTCGCCGCTTCGGGGGCGCCGCTCTTGAACGATCCTACGGAGAGCGACTGGTCGTTCACGGTGAGCGAGCGCGGAGACCGACTGGCGGCGCTGCTCGAGCCGAAGAACGTGCAATCTGCACGATTTAGCTACCGCACCCGCGACGTGCCCGCCGCGTCGCACCCCACGGTCGCCGCGGCGATCGCGCGGCTGTCGGCGCCGCGCCCCGACGACGTCGTGTGGGATCCGTTCTGCGGCTCCGGGCTCGAGCTCATCGAGCGGGCGCGCCTCGGGCCGGCGCGCGCGCTCGTAGGCACCGACGTCGACCCGCGCGCGATCGATGCCGCGCTCGAGAACGCCCGCGGCGCAGGCGTCACCGTCGACGTCCGGCAGGGCGACGCCCGCGAGGTGCCCTGCCCGGCCGGCCTGACGACCGTGCTCACGAACCCGCCGCTCGGCCGGCGCGTGCTGCCGGGGGAGCACGAGGCGCTGCTGGTCGACATGCTCCGGCGAGTCGGCGCGGCGCTCGCGCCGGGCGGGAGGCTCGTGTGGGTCTCCCCGTCGCGGCGGCTCGACGCGGTGGCGGACGCGGCGGGCCTCGCCCTCCAGCGGGCGTTCGACGTCGATCTCGGCGGCTTTCGAGGCCGCCTCGAGATCCGGGTGAAGCCGGGCGCGGCACCTCCTGCGGCCTACAAGGGGCGGCGGAGAGGGCCGCGCTGA
- a CDS encoding NADP-dependent oxidoreductase, which translates to MKAARIHGYGGPQVLVIDDVPPPQCGVDDVLVEVHASSVNPIDCKLRAGSQRGAVRLSLPARLGMDVSGVVVEVGSHVTGFVVGDEVWSSPHHKRQGTYAELIAIRADEVAKKPASMTHAQAASIPLVGLTAWACLVDAADLKAGESVLIEAGSGGVGCFAIQLAKHLGAHVATTCSGRNEELVRALGADTVVDYTKESFDEVLPPQDVVLEAMGGDSKRRAFKVLKRGGRLASINSDLPALAKKFGPNLGVVAAGGKIASMIVCGMLTRGVKARPVIRKCSGEDLAKLAALCDAGHIKAVLDRTFSLADIAEAHAYSETGRARGKIAIQVR; encoded by the coding sequence ATGAAGGCAGCGCGAATCCACGGCTACGGCGGCCCCCAGGTGCTCGTCATCGACGACGTGCCCCCGCCGCAGTGCGGAGTCGACGACGTGCTGGTGGAGGTGCACGCGTCGTCGGTGAACCCGATCGATTGCAAACTTCGCGCGGGGTCCCAGCGGGGCGCCGTGCGGCTCTCTCTCCCGGCGAGGCTCGGGATGGATGTCTCGGGCGTCGTCGTCGAAGTGGGCAGTCACGTCACCGGGTTCGTGGTGGGCGACGAGGTGTGGAGCTCACCACACCACAAGCGACAGGGCACATACGCCGAGCTCATCGCCATTCGCGCCGACGAGGTCGCGAAGAAGCCTGCGAGCATGACGCACGCGCAGGCCGCCTCGATCCCGCTCGTGGGGCTCACCGCGTGGGCGTGCCTGGTCGACGCGGCGGACCTCAAGGCGGGCGAGAGCGTGCTCATCGAGGCCGGCTCGGGCGGCGTAGGGTGCTTCGCCATCCAGCTCGCCAAGCACCTCGGCGCACACGTCGCGACCACGTGCAGCGGCCGCAACGAGGAGCTCGTGCGAGCGCTCGGGGCGGACACCGTGGTCGACTACACGAAGGAGAGCTTCGACGAGGTGCTCCCCCCGCAGGACGTCGTGCTCGAGGCGATGGGTGGTGACTCGAAACGCCGAGCGTTCAAGGTGCTGAAGCGCGGGGGGAGGCTCGCGTCGATCAACTCCGATCTGCCCGCGCTCGCGAAGAAGTTCGGGCCGAACCTGGGCGTAGTCGCGGCGGGCGGGAAGATCGCGTCGATGATCGTGTGCGGGATGCTCACCCGCGGGGTGAAGGCGCGGCCCGTCATCCGCAAGTGCAGCGGCGAGGATCTGGCCAAGCTGGCGGCGCTGTGTGACGCGGGCCACATCAAGGCCGTGCTCGACCGAACGTTCTCACTCGCCGACATCGCGGAGGCTCACGCCTACAGCGAGACCGGGCGCGCGCGCGGGAAGATCGCCATTCAGGTGCGCTGA
- a CDS encoding ferritin-like domain-containing protein, whose translation MGSFSANVTGGAPTPILRAGIFGYQIGMLKGILWLVGLFLALALAGSVLVASSYVQWRGTTELPRGAELYDPSTQRFTAAGAHECSGRGTLVKAPSGAITLEGCGEGALEWNPTTLAFRKVAQDDGPTCGAPLQDGRQASVTTPSDAQDATLLRHGFRSQCRTLPTPRPVSADTLVSLPGERLFISGSTLAWSEQEWQRKDRFFAFVELTTGRWVELPSPPGGSAIEIVRAAAASPSQVFVATAWYVGDLGQEGPWQAWLLDLAARTWTPAPLPAGGPSASEWPGPPLPSLSEGVLLGIPAGVLLAKGQGNWSFSLATRAWSPVAPMLEPRSLPSSLVLHDGKVLFADGITRVARPRYDMGSAARFAGMVILGLAALGLGFYLSWRFQAPMWSRITAVVLSLMWTGLFALVLSGLSGMHGRPARTRGTGPRRLRQPRASFRARPNASPRAPCEASLREAFRWACDARLELASVTAFEELADALEALHAPSSLVERCHQAAAQESVHARLCTERVSALSPVELELTPLEKLPEESLSLEDTLATIACDSLADGCLGEGEAALSAKESAESSRDPQTRAVFETIARDEHAHAELAWSVLEYCLSHDLPAVRGAVTQTLAELPPPSGSPELLAQVTERARGLLRRSPPTAA comes from the coding sequence GTGGGATCATTCTCCGCGAACGTCACGGGCGGCGCCCCGACCCCCATTCTCCGGGCGGGTATTTTCGGGTATCAGATTGGGATGTTGAAGGGCATACTTTGGCTCGTCGGCCTGTTCCTCGCGCTGGCGCTCGCGGGGAGCGTCCTCGTGGCGTCGAGCTACGTGCAGTGGCGGGGCACGACAGAGCTGCCCAGGGGCGCCGAGCTCTACGACCCGAGCACGCAGCGCTTCACCGCCGCCGGCGCCCACGAGTGCTCCGGCCGCGGAACCCTCGTCAAGGCCCCCAGCGGGGCGATCACGCTCGAGGGCTGCGGCGAAGGCGCGCTCGAGTGGAACCCCACCACGCTCGCGTTTCGCAAGGTCGCACAGGACGACGGGCCCACGTGCGGCGCCCCGTTGCAGGATGGACGGCAGGCGAGCGTGACGACACCCTCGGACGCCCAGGACGCGACCCTGTTGCGCCATGGCTTCCGCAGCCAATGCCGCACGCTGCCGACGCCGCGGCCGGTGAGCGCAGACACCCTCGTGTCGCTCCCTGGTGAGCGGCTGTTCATCTCGGGATCGACCCTCGCGTGGTCCGAGCAGGAGTGGCAGCGCAAAGACCGGTTCTTTGCCTTCGTCGAGCTCACCACCGGTCGCTGGGTGGAGCTCCCGTCGCCGCCCGGTGGCAGCGCCATCGAGATCGTCCGGGCCGCGGCGGCGTCGCCATCGCAGGTGTTCGTCGCCACGGCCTGGTACGTCGGGGACCTGGGACAGGAGGGTCCGTGGCAGGCGTGGCTGCTCGATCTCGCGGCCCGTACGTGGACCCCAGCGCCGCTGCCCGCGGGAGGGCCGAGCGCTTCGGAGTGGCCTGGGCCTCCACTGCCGTCGCTGTCGGAGGGAGTCCTCCTGGGGATTCCCGCCGGTGTGCTGCTCGCGAAGGGCCAGGGCAATTGGTCGTTCAGCCTCGCGACGCGCGCGTGGAGCCCCGTGGCTCCCATGCTCGAGCCTCGGTCCCTCCCGAGCTCCCTGGTGCTCCACGACGGAAAGGTCCTCTTCGCGGACGGGATCACCCGGGTCGCGCGTCCACGCTACGACATGGGCAGCGCCGCGAGGTTCGCCGGGATGGTAATCCTGGGCCTGGCGGCGCTCGGGCTTGGCTTTTATCTGTCCTGGCGATTCCAAGCCCCGATGTGGTCTCGCATCACGGCTGTCGTGCTGAGTCTCATGTGGACCGGCCTCTTCGCGCTGGTCCTCTCGGGCCTCTCGGGCATGCACGGCCGCCCCGCGCGCACCCGCGGCACCGGCCCGCGCCGCCTGCGTCAACCCCGCGCGAGCTTCCGCGCCCGACCGAACGCGAGCCCCCGCGCTCCATGCGAGGCCAGCTTGCGCGAGGCCTTCCGTTGGGCCTGCGACGCGCGCTTGGAGCTCGCTTCCGTCACGGCGTTCGAAGAGCTCGCTGACGCCCTGGAGGCGCTGCACGCGCCTTCGTCCCTCGTCGAACGCTGCCATCAAGCGGCTGCGCAGGAGTCGGTGCATGCACGGCTCTGCACCGAACGCGTGAGCGCGTTGAGCCCCGTCGAGCTCGAGCTCACGCCGCTCGAGAAGCTCCCCGAAGAGTCGCTATCTCTCGAAGACACCTTGGCGACGATCGCGTGCGATAGCCTCGCCGACGGCTGCCTAGGCGAAGGCGAAGCCGCCCTCTCCGCGAAGGAGTCCGCAGAGAGCTCGCGCGATCCCCAGACGCGCGCCGTGTTCGAGACCATCGCCCGGGACGAGCACGCCCACGCCGAGCTCGCTTGGTCCGTGCTGGAGTACTGCCTCTCGCACGACCTCCCCGCCGTGCGGGGAGCCGTCACGCAGACACTCGCGGAGCTGCCTCCTCCCAGTGGCTCTCCGGAGCTCCTCGCGCAGGTCACGGAGCGCGCGCGAGGGCTCTTGCGACGGTCGCCGCCCACGGCCGCGTGA
- a CDS encoding OmpA family protein, producing MKITTLVSLSGLLLAGAAVACGGGSAKFGASGALNQPPPAPSASAPAAPTPPADKDNDGVPDSEDACPDKAGTATSKKKGCPDEQLAEIVGEDIKVHGKILFGSGNANLDPADDAILDKVAEILKNGKDIELVEVEGHADHKGDPKVNVTLTDNRAKAVVAALVKRGVDKSRLVSRGYGEYCPVEPGDSEAAHEANRRVEFKILKHGGKATNIATGCDNATKNGIKPQH from the coding sequence ATGAAGATCACGACGCTCGTCTCTCTCTCGGGGCTCCTGTTGGCTGGCGCCGCGGTGGCCTGTGGCGGTGGCTCGGCGAAGTTCGGCGCGAGCGGCGCGCTGAACCAGCCGCCGCCCGCGCCGAGCGCCTCCGCGCCGGCCGCGCCGACGCCGCCCGCCGACAAGGACAACGACGGTGTCCCCGACTCCGAGGACGCCTGCCCCGACAAGGCCGGCACCGCGACCTCCAAGAAGAAGGGCTGCCCCGACGAGCAGCTCGCCGAGATCGTCGGCGAGGACATCAAGGTGCACGGCAAGATCCTCTTCGGGAGCGGCAACGCGAACCTCGATCCGGCCGACGACGCGATCCTCGACAAGGTCGCCGAGATCCTCAAGAACGGGAAAGACATCGAGCTCGTCGAGGTGGAAGGCCACGCGGACCACAAGGGCGATCCCAAGGTCAACGTCACGCTGACCGACAACCGCGCCAAGGCGGTCGTCGCAGCGCTCGTCAAGCGCGGCGTCGACAAGAGCCGCCTCGTCTCGCGTGGCTACGGCGAGTATTGCCCCGTCGAGCCGGGCGACTCCGAGGCCGCCCACGAGGCGAACCGCCGCGTCGAGTTCAAGATCCTGAAGCACGGCGGAAAGGCGACGAACATCGCCACCGGCTGCGACAACGCGACGAAGAACGGTATCAAGCCACAGCACTGA
- a CDS encoding class I SAM-dependent rRNA methyltransferase, giving the protein MKPGHVQPVWAGHPWVYAQAVQDLRGGAVAGDLVRVEDPRGNFLGRGFYSPKSAIPVRLLTRDPDLAVDAAFFRARIGAALRRREELGLDGAATDGYRLVHSEGDGLPGLIVDRFADVLVVQLLTVGMKRREALLLGMLQDVVHPRAIVDRTPESAARLEGFEASTGVVRGDFDGILTFRERGLAYRLPRELAQKTGFYFDQRGLRARVEELCRGPAGRRVLDAYSYVGSFAMAAARGGARHVDAVDESALAVEVGATLAVDNGLAASISYAKNDARNALRDARGAYSLVVCDPPRLAPSRASRDQALQAYAKLAQLATSAVEPGGKLIFCSCSAAVDLHALTRALALGAQRSNTSAVVLERHFQGADHPVGAAFPEGLYLKALIAEIAPR; this is encoded by the coding sequence ATCAAGCCGGGCCACGTTCAGCCCGTGTGGGCAGGGCACCCGTGGGTGTACGCCCAGGCCGTGCAAGACCTGCGGGGAGGCGCCGTCGCCGGCGACCTCGTGCGCGTCGAGGACCCGCGCGGCAACTTCCTTGGGCGAGGGTTCTACTCGCCGAAGTCGGCGATCCCGGTGCGGTTGCTCACCCGCGATCCGGACCTCGCGGTCGACGCCGCCTTCTTTCGCGCGCGCATCGGCGCCGCGCTCCGACGCCGGGAGGAGCTCGGGCTCGACGGCGCCGCCACCGACGGCTACCGGCTCGTGCACTCCGAGGGCGACGGCCTCCCGGGGCTCATCGTCGACAGGTTCGCCGACGTCCTGGTCGTGCAGCTCCTCACCGTCGGCATGAAGCGCCGAGAGGCGCTGCTCCTCGGCATGCTCCAAGACGTGGTGCACCCGCGGGCCATCGTCGACCGCACGCCCGAGAGCGCCGCGCGCCTGGAGGGCTTCGAAGCGAGCACCGGCGTCGTCCGCGGCGACTTCGACGGGATCCTCACGTTCCGCGAGCGCGGGCTCGCGTACCGCCTGCCGCGCGAGCTCGCGCAGAAGACGGGGTTCTATTTCGACCAGCGCGGGCTGCGCGCCCGGGTCGAGGAGCTGTGCCGAGGACCGGCCGGGCGCCGCGTGCTCGACGCGTACTCCTACGTCGGGTCGTTCGCGATGGCCGCCGCGCGTGGCGGTGCGCGGCACGTCGACGCCGTGGACGAGAGCGCCCTCGCCGTCGAGGTCGGGGCCACGCTCGCGGTCGACAACGGCCTCGCCGCCTCGATCTCCTACGCCAAGAACGACGCGCGCAACGCCCTCCGTGACGCTCGCGGCGCGTACTCGCTGGTCGTGTGCGATCCGCCGCGGCTGGCGCCGTCCCGAGCCTCGCGCGACCAAGCGCTGCAAGCGTACGCGAAGCTCGCGCAGCTCGCGACGAGCGCGGTGGAGCCCGGAGGAAAGCTCATCTTCTGCTCTTGCTCGGCGGCGGTCGATCTCCACGCGCTCACCCGCGCGCTGGCCCTCGGGGCGCAGCGCTCGAACACGAGCGCCGTGGTGCTCGAGCGGCACTTCCAGGGCGCCGATCACCCGGTGGGCGCGGCGTTCCCCGAGGGGCTCTACCTGAAGGCCCTCATCGCGGAGATCGCGCCGCGATGA
- a CDS encoding WYL domain-containing protein: MGRRTGTETIAKLFVAFLQQATWSQKDLERRCDIGVRAVRKALLDLQDAGVPLEREEDPPHVYWSVPRDWPAPGARLGALEGLESDTVARLIARLPRSREREAVLAKLMPPVLGRSTPATHSNTAEERVREAVFRALEQGLRDRVALTMGYFSAVSGRDSLRTVSVQHLAYGDRPRFVAHCHTTDSLRWFRADRVHSAKLEPGAAYRAVEAAVLEPFVAESMDGFRGGGEAVTCEVVIRAAEARWALSHMPYEPKSAVVTAGPEGSRVLLRTAGLEVLARYLVGLGAAARVVSPPELRERVVELAREALASNGIDERGAEPSAPQEARLNGGPVRPIRRARQGGIGQRGVGEGE, translated from the coding sequence ATGGGCAGACGCACGGGGACCGAGACGATCGCCAAGCTGTTCGTGGCCTTTCTGCAACAGGCCACGTGGTCGCAGAAGGACCTGGAGCGTCGATGTGACATCGGCGTGCGGGCCGTGCGCAAGGCGCTGCTCGACCTCCAAGACGCGGGCGTACCGCTCGAGCGCGAAGAGGACCCGCCGCACGTCTACTGGAGTGTCCCCCGGGACTGGCCGGCCCCCGGGGCGCGCCTCGGCGCGCTCGAGGGACTGGAGAGCGACACCGTCGCGCGGCTCATCGCCCGCCTGCCCCGGTCGCGGGAGCGCGAGGCCGTGCTCGCCAAGCTGATGCCGCCGGTGCTCGGTCGGTCGACGCCCGCTACGCACTCGAACACGGCCGAGGAGCGGGTGCGCGAGGCGGTGTTCCGCGCCCTCGAGCAGGGCCTCCGCGATCGTGTCGCGCTGACGATGGGCTATTTCTCCGCGGTGAGCGGGCGCGACTCGCTGCGCACGGTGTCGGTGCAGCACCTCGCCTACGGGGACCGCCCCCGCTTCGTGGCGCATTGTCACACGACCGACAGCCTCCGGTGGTTCCGCGCCGACCGCGTGCACAGCGCCAAGCTCGAGCCCGGCGCGGCCTATCGCGCCGTGGAGGCCGCGGTGCTGGAGCCGTTCGTGGCCGAGAGCATGGACGGCTTCCGCGGCGGCGGCGAGGCGGTCACCTGCGAGGTGGTGATCCGCGCGGCCGAGGCGCGCTGGGCGCTCTCGCACATGCCGTACGAGCCCAAGAGCGCCGTCGTGACGGCCGGCCCCGAGGGGAGCCGGGTCTTGCTGCGCACCGCGGGGCTGGAGGTGCTGGCGCGGTACCTGGTGGGCCTCGGCGCCGCGGCCCGCGTGGTGTCGCCGCCCGAGCTGCGCGAGCGCGTCGTGGAGCTGGCGCGCGAGGCGCTGGCGTCGAACGGGATCGACGAACGCGGCGCGGAGCCGAGCGCGCCGCAAGAAGCAAGGCTGAACGGCGGACCAGTGCGCCCTATTCGGCGCGCGAGGCAGGGCGGAATAGGGCAGCGCGGCGTGGGAGAGGGTGAGTGA